From Mucilaginibacter rubeus, a single genomic window includes:
- a CDS encoding Crp/Fnr family transcriptional regulator encodes MKRNIQCDNNTCFLCKGCIKEWLPAIAANKKNFSVKKGQVIFSEGDPVKGIYFVYEGNVKVHKKWGADKELIIRFANKGAIFGHRVLGKHATHYPISATALEPGIICFIDMEFFEATLKVNPQFAYQLLLFFADELQEAEHKMRNLAHMPVKGRVAQALISLQEQFGTNPDGHINVELTRQDLASYAGATYETVFRVVNELLQEKLISTNGKKISIVNHDGLLTLTQDDDL; translated from the coding sequence ATGAAAAGAAATATTCAATGCGATAATAACACGTGTTTTTTATGCAAAGGCTGCATAAAAGAATGGCTGCCTGCCATAGCAGCCAACAAAAAGAACTTTAGCGTAAAAAAAGGACAGGTTATTTTCAGTGAGGGAGATCCTGTGAAGGGTATTTATTTTGTATATGAAGGCAATGTAAAAGTTCATAAAAAATGGGGTGCCGACAAAGAGCTTATTATCCGCTTTGCCAATAAGGGCGCTATTTTTGGCCACCGTGTTTTAGGCAAACACGCAACCCACTACCCTATTTCGGCCACAGCTTTAGAACCCGGCATAATATGCTTTATTGACATGGAGTTTTTTGAGGCTACCTTAAAGGTGAACCCTCAGTTTGCATACCAGTTACTTTTATTTTTTGCTGATGAGTTACAGGAGGCTGAACACAAAATGCGTAACCTTGCGCATATGCCGGTAAAAGGCCGTGTAGCCCAGGCCCTCATAAGCCTTCAGGAACAATTTGGAACAAATCCGGATGGCCATATTAATGTAGAACTTACCCGGCAGGATTTAGCCTCTTATGCCGGTGCAACCTATGAAACGGTTTTCAGGGTGGTTAATGAACTATTACAAGAAAAGCTGATCAGTACTAATGGTAAAAAGATCAGTATCGTAAACCATGACGGGCTGCTTACTTTAACGCAGGATGATGATTTGTAA
- a CDS encoding response regulator transcription factor: MKPIKIAIADDYTIYREGLKVGLTQDENLEVILEAADGEDLISGIETNMPDVVIMDLKMPVMDGMEATKLVKKKYPDIKILVVTMYDDEKFVIHLMEIGANGYLLKNAEAEEIRKAIYSVHETGYYFNNIVSNALLKKLVIKGNIKPSFKEGVELTEREQDVLKLICAEKTANEMGRQLFLSPRSVEGIRQRLIDKVGVRNTAGLVMFAVKNGIIE, translated from the coding sequence ATGAAACCTATTAAAATTGCCATAGCCGATGATTACACCATTTACAGGGAAGGCCTGAAAGTTGGCCTTACCCAGGATGAAAACCTGGAGGTGATACTTGAAGCCGCAGATGGAGAAGACCTGATATCGGGCATAGAAACCAATATGCCCGATGTTGTTATCATGGACCTTAAAATGCCTGTAATGGATGGCATGGAGGCTACCAAACTGGTAAAAAAGAAATACCCTGATATAAAAATTTTAGTGGTAACGATGTATGATGATGAAAAGTTCGTGATTCATTTAATGGAGATTGGCGCAAACGGATACCTGTTAAAAAACGCAGAGGCGGAGGAGATCAGGAAAGCGATTTACTCGGTACATGAAACGGGCTACTACTTTAACAATATTGTAAGTAACGCGCTGTTAAAAAAACTGGTGATAAAAGGCAACATCAAACCTTCCTTTAAAGAAGGCGTTGAACTTACAGAACGGGAACAAGATGTACTAAAACTGATCTGTGCCGAAAAAACAGCTAATGAAATGGGCAGACAACTTTTTCTTAGTCCACGCTCTGTTGAAGGTATCAGACAGCGGCTAATTGACAAGGTAGGCGTTAGAAATACCGCCGGACTGGTCATGTTTGCAGTAAAAAATGGAATAATTGAATAA
- a CDS encoding AraC family transcriptional regulator, translated as MKTVTVEDFYKNAATITNSKVEDLLPVDINKEVGHFNVFNLADIITKIKKDPTHVPYNRRLYYKINLVKGRNIAEYADKVIDIEKNALVFGTPKIPYSWKPQDADQSGYFCIFTDAFLVQSKSGVVLDALPIFSPGGCPVFMLTDAQAEEISLIFKKMQQEIASDYPYKYDLIRNYVMELIHYGQKLQPFTNYSNSHNASTRVSSLFIELLERQFPIASPDQKVVLRTAKDYADRLAVHSNHLNKVLKESTGKTTTEHIASRIIQEARILLKQTDWNISEIAYSLGFEQLSHFSNFFKKQTSLSPVEVRNLVG; from the coding sequence ATGAAAACTGTAACTGTAGAAGATTTTTACAAGAATGCCGCTACAATCACCAATAGCAAAGTGGAGGATTTGCTTCCTGTTGATATTAACAAAGAGGTTGGGCATTTCAATGTCTTCAACCTTGCCGACATAATCACCAAAATAAAAAAGGATCCAACCCATGTGCCCTACAATCGTAGGTTGTACTACAAAATAAACCTGGTTAAGGGACGCAATATTGCCGAATATGCTGATAAAGTTATAGATATTGAGAAAAACGCTTTAGTATTTGGTACCCCTAAAATACCGTACAGTTGGAAGCCGCAGGATGCAGACCAGTCGGGGTATTTCTGCATTTTTACTGATGCGTTTCTTGTACAATCAAAAAGTGGTGTAGTGCTTGATGCGTTACCGATTTTTAGTCCGGGAGGTTGCCCCGTGTTTATGCTTACCGACGCGCAGGCGGAGGAGATTAGCCTCATTTTTAAAAAGATGCAGCAGGAAATAGCATCCGATTACCCGTACAAGTATGACCTTATCAGGAACTACGTAATGGAGCTGATTCATTACGGGCAGAAATTACAGCCCTTTACTAACTACAGCAATAGCCACAATGCCTCCACAAGGGTTTCGTCGTTATTTATTGAGTTGCTGGAAAGGCAATTCCCTATAGCATCGCCCGATCAAAAAGTTGTTCTGCGTACCGCGAAAGATTATGCCGACAGGCTTGCCGTACACAGCAACCACCTTAATAAGGTGTTAAAAGAAAGCACCGGAAAAACTACAACAGAGCATATAGCAAGCAGGATCATCCAGGAAGCCCGCATCCTGCTCAAACAAACCGACTGGAACATCTCGGAAATTGCCTATAGTTTAGGCTTTGAGCAACTGTCTCATTTTTCAAACTTCTTTAAAAAGCAAACGTCATTGTCGCCGGTTGAGGTGCGGAATTTGGTTGGGTGA
- a CDS encoding sensor histidine kinase — MKQTNDDIRLLLFMGIAVMLSLFASILLIFIFFQRKKYQYQQKIQKLHQTQQNQLIEAAVRSEETERHRIAEELHDEVGAILSASKLHLQGVKINVIDKNNEPRYEKGQELLDMAIKQVRGISHNLHSSILKEFGLNEAIRHFAEKIANNDLIYITTDLDDSYTAQANENDISIYRMVQELMNNILKHAKPQKIHITSVYNPDALNLSIFHNGQGLSHAQYEELKFDKRGLGLKAIQTRIILLKGEVSFNYKPEGYYININIPRAITI, encoded by the coding sequence ATGAAACAAACGAATGATGATATCAGGCTCCTGCTCTTTATGGGCATAGCGGTGATGCTTTCATTATTCGCGAGCATATTGCTCATTTTCATTTTTTTTCAGCGGAAGAAATACCAGTATCAGCAAAAAATACAAAAGCTGCACCAAACACAGCAAAATCAGCTAATAGAAGCCGCCGTACGCAGCGAAGAAACCGAACGGCACCGCATTGCCGAAGAATTGCATGACGAGGTTGGCGCTATTTTATCAGCATCAAAGCTGCATTTGCAGGGAGTAAAGATCAATGTTATTGATAAAAACAACGAGCCACGGTATGAGAAAGGACAAGAATTACTTGATATGGCCATTAAACAGGTGCGCGGCATTTCGCACAACCTGCATTCGAGTATACTGAAGGAGTTTGGCTTAAACGAGGCCATCAGGCATTTTGCCGAGAAAATAGCCAATAATGACCTCATATATATTACAACAGATCTTGATGACTCATACACCGCCCAGGCCAATGAAAACGATATCAGCATATATCGTATGGTACAGGAGTTAATGAACAATATACTTAAACACGCCAAACCTCAAAAAATACATATTACATCAGTTTATAATCCGGATGCTTTGAACTTGAGCATTTTCCATAACGGGCAAGGATTAAGTCACGCCCAATATGAGGAACTGAAGTTTGATAAGCGGGGACTTGGATTAAAGGCAATCCAAACCCGTATAATTTTGCTAAAGGGCGAAGTATCTTTTAATTACAAACCTGAGGGGTATTACATTAACATCAATATCCCGCGGGCAATTACAATCTAA
- a CDS encoding glycerophosphodiester phosphodiesterase family protein, which produces MKLKLLILASAISLSAAAQNKIQVTAHRGDWRNAPENSLRAFQYAAQMGVDIVEPDLKKTKDGVVVIMHDGTIDRTTNGKGKPADYTFEEIRKFGLKNGIGRVTKNQIPTLKEVMLALKGTGVKVNLDKSYDYYHEALAVLKETGTVQQAIFKSEVPYAELKARYPSLLDSIIYMPVVNLDKPEAKQIIVDYLKNMKPYAFELNFTKDTSAVLKDNKFITQTGAKVWINSLWASLNAGHDDDTAVEDDNKKDSWDWIITHGATIIQTDRPQLMLEYLRKKHLHK; this is translated from the coding sequence ATGAAACTAAAACTATTAATACTGGCCTCAGCTATTTCATTATCTGCGGCAGCACAAAACAAGATTCAGGTAACCGCCCACCGCGGCGATTGGCGTAATGCACCCGAAAATTCATTGAGGGCTTTTCAATATGCTGCCCAAATGGGTGTTGACATTGTGGAGCCTGATCTGAAAAAAACTAAAGATGGCGTTGTGGTGATCATGCACGATGGTACCATTGATCGTACAACAAATGGCAAAGGCAAACCTGCCGATTATACTTTTGAAGAGATCAGGAAATTTGGCTTGAAGAATGGCATAGGGCGTGTAACTAAAAATCAGATCCCGACACTTAAAGAAGTAATGTTGGCACTTAAGGGTACAGGCGTAAAGGTAAACCTTGATAAAAGCTATGACTATTATCACGAGGCCCTTGCCGTTTTAAAAGAAACCGGTACGGTACAGCAGGCTATTTTTAAATCGGAAGTGCCTTACGCCGAGCTTAAAGCCCGCTACCCAAGCCTTTTAGATAGCATCATTTATATGCCGGTGGTGAACCTGGACAAGCCGGAAGCAAAACAGATTATTGTTGATTATCTGAAAAATATGAAGCCTTACGCTTTTGAGTTGAACTTCACCAAAGACACTTCGGCTGTTTTGAAGGATAATAAATTTATAACGCAGACAGGCGCTAAAGTATGGATCAACTCGCTTTGGGCCTCATTAAATGCAGGGCACGATGATGATACAGCTGTAGAAGATGATAATAAAAAAGACAGCTGGGATTGGATCATCACGCACGGAGCCACCATCATCCAAACAGATCGCCCGCAGTTAATGCTGGAGTATCTGCGTAAAAAACATTTGCATAAATAG